A window of Sutcliffiella cohnii contains these coding sequences:
- a CDS encoding TetR/AcrR family transcriptional regulator — MKQQQKPKYKQIIDAAVIVIAEKGYHQSQVSKIAKQAGVADGTIYLYFKNKEDILISLFREKMGLFIEKIEEEIKGKETAKEKLLTLIEKHFSILAEDHHLAIVTQLELRQSNLELRLKINEVLKGYLLLVDSILHAGIETGELREDLDVRLARQMVFGTIDETVTSWVMNDQKYDLPTLAPKVHNLLINGFGA, encoded by the coding sequence TTGAAACAACAACAAAAGCCTAAGTATAAACAAATCATCGATGCTGCAGTAATCGTTATCGCTGAAAAAGGATATCATCAATCACAAGTATCCAAAATAGCGAAGCAGGCTGGTGTTGCAGATGGAACGATATACTTATATTTTAAAAATAAAGAAGACATTTTAATCTCGCTTTTTCGAGAAAAAATGGGATTGTTTATTGAAAAAATTGAAGAAGAAATAAAGGGAAAAGAAACAGCAAAAGAGAAGTTATTAACGTTAATAGAAAAACACTTCTCTATTCTAGCTGAGGATCATCATTTAGCTATCGTTACTCAGCTTGAATTACGCCAGTCTAATCTTGAGCTTCGTTTGAAAATTAATGAAGTTTTAAAAGGCTATTTATTATTAGTAGATAGTATTTTACATGCTGGAATAGAAACTGGTGAGCTTAGAGAAGATTTAGACGTTCGATTAGCAAGGCAAATGGTTTTCGGAACGATTGATGAAACGGTTACTTCATGGGTAATGAACGATCAAAAGTACGATTTACCTACACTTGCTCCGAAAGTTCACAATCTATTAATCAACGGTTTTGGGGCTTAA
- a CDS encoding long-chain-fatty-acid--CoA ligase, translating to MNRPWVSQYPPEIPKEIEISERSLQSFLKDVAEEFPEKVAIHFLGKKLTYKELYEQSLKLANYLSGLGVSKGDRVAIMLPNCPQAVIGYYGVLLAGGIVVQTNPLYTERELEYQLNDSGAEVIVSLDILYPRVSKVKALTKLRHVIVTGIKDYLPFPKNLLYPFVQKKEYGIVVKVEHSGDNHLFTEIMNRTAAKQLNVEVNPKEDLALLQYTGGTTGFPKGVMLTHHNLVSNTEMCVKWMYNCKRAEEVVLGVLPFFHVYGMTTVMNLSVMQAFEMVLVPKFDATTMLKLIQKYKPTLFPGAPTIYIALLNHPDIEKYDLSSIDSCISGSAPLPVEVQEQFEKVTGGKLVEGYGLTESSPVTHANFLWGERVSGSVGLPWPNTDAAILSMETGERAEVGEIGEIAVKGPQVMKGYWNKPEETEAILKDGWLLTGDLGYMDDRGYFYVVDRKKDMIIASGFNIYPREIEEVLYEHPKVQEVVVAGIPDPYRGETVKAYIVKKAGTEMTEDELDQYARKHLAAYKVPKIYEFRDELPKTAVGKILRRSLVEEEKERIAK from the coding sequence ATGAACAGACCATGGGTTTCTCAATACCCACCAGAAATACCGAAAGAAATAGAAATCTCAGAACGTAGTTTGCAATCGTTTTTAAAGGATGTAGCGGAGGAATTCCCCGAAAAAGTTGCGATTCATTTTCTAGGGAAAAAACTAACGTACAAAGAATTGTACGAACAATCTTTAAAGCTAGCAAACTATTTATCGGGACTTGGTGTTTCTAAAGGAGATCGTGTAGCTATTATGCTACCAAACTGTCCACAAGCTGTTATTGGGTATTACGGAGTTCTTTTAGCAGGAGGAATTGTTGTACAAACGAACCCTCTTTATACAGAACGGGAGCTAGAATACCAATTAAATGACAGTGGTGCCGAAGTGATTGTTTCACTCGATATTTTGTATCCTAGAGTGTCAAAAGTGAAAGCGCTAACAAAGTTAAGACATGTTATTGTCACTGGAATTAAAGATTACTTACCTTTTCCGAAAAACTTATTATATCCTTTTGTACAAAAAAAGGAATACGGTATTGTTGTGAAAGTTGAGCATAGTGGGGATAACCACCTATTTACTGAAATTATGAACAGGACAGCTGCGAAACAGTTGAATGTGGAAGTCAATCCGAAAGAAGACTTAGCGCTTCTCCAATATACTGGGGGAACAACCGGCTTTCCAAAAGGAGTAATGTTAACCCATCACAACTTAGTATCCAATACAGAAATGTGCGTTAAATGGATGTATAACTGTAAAAGAGCAGAGGAAGTAGTGCTAGGGGTGCTACCATTCTTCCACGTTTACGGCATGACAACAGTAATGAATTTATCTGTTATGCAAGCATTCGAAATGGTGTTAGTACCTAAATTTGATGCTACAACGATGCTAAAGCTAATTCAAAAGTATAAGCCAACTTTATTTCCTGGTGCACCAACAATTTATATTGCTTTACTTAATCATCCTGATATTGAAAAGTATGATTTGTCGTCCATTGATTCTTGTATTAGTGGGTCAGCACCACTTCCAGTTGAAGTACAGGAGCAATTTGAGAAAGTTACTGGTGGTAAATTAGTGGAAGGATATGGCCTGACAGAATCTTCTCCAGTAACCCATGCAAACTTCTTATGGGGAGAAAGAGTTTCAGGTAGTGTCGGTTTACCATGGCCAAACACTGACGCAGCAATACTATCGATGGAAACAGGAGAAAGAGCAGAAGTTGGTGAAATTGGAGAGATTGCAGTTAAAGGTCCACAAGTAATGAAGGGCTATTGGAATAAGCCAGAAGAAACAGAAGCAATTTTAAAAGATGGCTGGTTATTAACTGGCGATTTAGGTTACATGGATGACCGAGGTTATTTTTACGTTGTTGATCGTAAAAAGGATATGATTATAGCAAGTGGCTTTAATATATATCCGCGGGAAATAGAAGAAGTATTGTACGAACACCCTAAAGTACAGGAAGTTGTAGTAGCTGGTATTCCAGATCCTTATAGAGGGGAAACAGTAAAAGCATACATTGTGAAAAAAGCTGGTACTGAAATGACGGAGGATGAATTAGATCAATACGCTAGAAAACATTTAGCGGCTTATAAAGTGCCAAAAATATATGAATTTAGAGATGAATTGCCGAAAACAGCGGTAGGAAAAATATTAAGAAGATCATTAGTAGAGGAAGAGAAAGAAAGAATAGCAAAGTAA
- a CDS encoding DUF350 domain-containing protein yields the protein MENFWEMEIVRTAANFSVVVLCIVLFLAIFEIVTKYKNWEEIKKGNVAVAMATGGKMLGIANIFRFSIQDHDSLFAMIGWGTIGFVLLLFAYFMFEFLTPRFNVDKEIENDNRAVGFISFIISIGLSFVIGASISS from the coding sequence ATGGAAAACTTTTGGGAAATGGAGATAGTACGGACAGCGGCCAATTTTAGTGTTGTAGTATTGTGTATCGTACTTTTTTTAGCTATTTTCGAGATTGTAACGAAGTACAAAAATTGGGAAGAAATTAAAAAAGGAAATGTTGCAGTAGCGATGGCAACTGGTGGGAAAATGTTAGGGATAGCTAACATTTTCCGTTTCTCCATACAAGACCACGACTCGTTATTTGCGATGATAGGCTGGGGAACAATCGGGTTTGTGTTACTCTTATTTGCTTATTTTATGTTTGAATTTCTTACACCGCGGTTTAATGTTGATAAAGAAATCGAAAACGACAATCGCGCAGTAGGTTTCATATCTTTTATTATCTCGATAGGTTTATCATTCGTAATTGGGGCAAGCATAAGTAGTTAA
- a CDS encoding endonuclease MutS2, with the protein MQPRTFKVLEFNKVKEKLREFTASSLGKEKVDSLLPSSDFEEVKNSQLQTDEAATIIRLKGEVPLGGIKDIRAHAKRAQLGGALHAQELLEVAGTIYATRQLKKFMEALLEDEIKVPILQQLIEDLVALPEVERAIKTCIDDHGEMLDGASDKLRGIRQQLRSTESRIREKLDSMLRSSNAQKMLSDAIVTIRNERYVLPVKQEYRGAYGGIVHDQSSSGATLFIEPQQVVDLNNTLQEAKVKEKQEIDRILRELSLQVAEVAEELTSNVVILAEIDFMFAKAKYGKHIRGTKPTVNNDGYVRMLQARHPLISDDEVVPNDIVLGKDYTSIVITGPNTGGKTVTIKTIGLLTLMAQSGLQIPAQDGSEVAVFSKVFADIGDEQSIEQSLSTFSSHMVNIVDILKDVDDESLVLFDELGAGTDPQEGAALAISILDEVYQKGARVVATTHYPELKAYGYNRAGVVNASVEFDIETLSPTYRLLIGVPGRSNAFEISKRLGLQGDIIQRAKSFVSDESNTVENMIASLEDSQKRAEKEWKEAEQIRKDAETLHNQLQKQIIDLNEQRDKLYEKAAKKAEEMVEESKKEAEEIIRELRKMRLEQHANVKEHELIDAKKRLEDAVPSVQGSKQKTTSPQSTQQLELGDEVKVLTLNQTGNLVEKVNDREWQVQVGILKIKVKTKDLQYVNRPKPVEKKPLATIRGKDYHVNLELDLRGERYEDALLRVEKYIDDALLAGYPRVSIIHGKGTGALRTGVQNYLKNHRSVKNYRFGDASEGGTGVTVVEFK; encoded by the coding sequence GTGCAGCCTAGAACGTTTAAAGTATTAGAATTCAATAAAGTAAAAGAAAAGTTAAGAGAGTTTACGGCCTCTTCATTAGGTAAAGAAAAAGTAGATTCGTTATTACCTTCTTCCGATTTTGAAGAGGTGAAAAATAGTCAGTTGCAAACAGATGAAGCTGCTACAATTATCCGCTTAAAAGGAGAAGTCCCACTAGGAGGAATTAAAGATATACGAGCTCACGCCAAAAGAGCTCAATTAGGTGGCGCGCTTCATGCACAAGAGTTGCTAGAAGTAGCTGGAACGATATATGCAACGAGACAATTAAAAAAGTTTATGGAAGCATTACTTGAAGATGAAATAAAAGTTCCGATATTACAACAACTCATTGAAGATTTGGTTGCTCTTCCAGAAGTAGAAAGAGCAATAAAAACGTGTATCGATGATCATGGTGAAATGTTAGACGGTGCCAGTGATAAATTACGTGGAATTAGGCAGCAGCTACGCTCAACAGAATCAAGAATACGAGAAAAGCTAGATAGTATGCTACGTTCTTCTAATGCACAAAAAATGTTATCTGATGCTATCGTTACCATTAGAAATGAACGTTATGTGCTACCGGTAAAGCAAGAATACCGCGGAGCATACGGTGGCATTGTTCACGATCAATCTTCTTCAGGAGCGACTTTATTTATCGAGCCACAGCAAGTCGTAGATTTAAATAATACATTGCAAGAAGCGAAGGTGAAAGAAAAGCAGGAAATTGATCGGATATTACGAGAGCTTTCTTTACAAGTGGCGGAAGTTGCTGAAGAGCTTACTAGTAATGTCGTTATTCTAGCCGAGATTGATTTTATGTTTGCAAAAGCAAAATATGGTAAGCATATACGTGGCACGAAACCTACTGTTAATAACGACGGCTATGTTAGAATGCTGCAAGCAAGACATCCGCTTATTTCTGATGATGAAGTAGTCCCGAATGATATCGTGTTGGGGAAAGATTATACGTCAATCGTTATTACCGGTCCTAATACTGGTGGTAAAACGGTAACCATTAAAACGATAGGGTTATTAACGTTAATGGCACAATCAGGTTTACAAATACCAGCTCAAGACGGATCAGAAGTAGCTGTTTTCTCAAAAGTTTTTGCAGACATCGGTGACGAGCAATCAATTGAACAAAGCTTAAGTACGTTTTCTTCTCATATGGTGAACATAGTTGATATTTTAAAAGATGTAGATGATGAAAGTTTAGTGCTATTTGATGAACTAGGTGCAGGAACGGATCCGCAAGAAGGGGCCGCTCTAGCGATATCCATTTTAGACGAAGTGTATCAAAAGGGTGCGCGAGTTGTAGCTACAACCCATTATCCAGAGTTAAAAGCTTATGGCTATAACCGAGCAGGAGTGGTAAACGCTAGTGTCGAATTTGACATTGAAACATTAAGTCCCACATACCGATTATTAATCGGCGTTCCTGGTAGAAGTAATGCATTCGAAATTTCAAAACGACTTGGCTTACAAGGAGATATTATTCAGAGAGCTAAAAGCTTTGTAAGTGATGAGAGCAATACAGTCGAAAATATGATTGCCTCTTTAGAGGACAGTCAAAAAAGAGCAGAGAAAGAATGGAAAGAAGCAGAACAAATACGTAAAGATGCGGAAACATTGCATAATCAATTACAAAAACAAATAATTGATTTAAATGAGCAACGTGATAAATTGTACGAAAAAGCAGCGAAAAAAGCTGAAGAAATGGTGGAGGAATCAAAGAAAGAAGCGGAAGAAATCATCCGTGAACTTCGTAAAATGCGTCTCGAGCAACATGCAAATGTAAAAGAGCATGAGTTAATTGATGCAAAGAAACGGTTAGAGGATGCTGTACCATCTGTACAAGGTAGTAAGCAAAAAACTACTTCGCCACAATCTACACAACAGTTAGAACTTGGAGATGAAGTAAAAGTACTAACGTTAAATCAGACTGGTAACCTTGTAGAAAAAGTAAACGACAGAGAATGGCAAGTGCAAGTAGGTATTTTAAAAATAAAAGTCAAAACGAAAGACCTTCAGTACGTAAATCGCCCAAAACCAGTGGAGAAAAAACCGTTAGCTACTATTCGAGGGAAAGATTATCATGTTAATCTAGAATTAGATTTACGAGGAGAACGATATGAGGATGCCTTATTACGTGTAGAAAAATATATCGATGATGCATTACTAGCTGGTTATCCACGTGTTTCGATTATTCATGGTAAAGGAACAGGCGCATTACGAACTGGTGTACAAAATTATTTAAAGAACCATCGATCCGTTAAAAATTATCGGTTCGGAGATGCTTCAGAAGGTGGAACTGGTGTTACGGTAGTCGAATTTAAATAG
- the polX gene encoding DNA polymerase/3'-5' exonuclease PolX has protein sequence MNKKQIVRYLETIAIYMELKGENTFKISAFRKAAAALENDDRSMEQIEDVTKLPGIGKGTASVIQELLAEGKSSVLEELQKEVPEGLIPLLKLPGLGGKKIAKLYQELNVVDIHTLKEACEQEKIQALAGFGKKTEEKILVAIEEVGKRPERLPIAFMMMIAEDIEKQVSNMTHIEQFERAGSLRRYRETIKDLDYIIATNTPEKVREQLVQMERVSEIISNGDTKVSIVLKYDYDVSVDFRLVEKKSFATTLHHFTGSKDHNVRMRQLAKERGEKISEYGVEVTEIEEVLHFDSEEAFFHHFQLPFIPPEIREDGTEVDYALVNGQLPLIRLEDIKGDLHMHTTWSDGAYTLEEMVNACRAKGYQYMAITDHSRYLKVANGLTPERLMEQREQIKILNEKYDDITILAGVEMDILPDATLDYDDELLEEMDIVIASIHSSFSQNREKIMERLKIALESFHVDIIAHPTGRIIGQRAGYDVDIEMLIQLAKETNTALELNANPHRLDLTSHHVKLAQDNDVKIVINTDAHSLEMLEDMPLGVATARKGWIKKESVINTWDIEQLKKFLNRHHS, from the coding sequence ATGAATAAAAAACAAATCGTTCGCTATTTAGAGACGATTGCGATATATATGGAATTAAAAGGTGAAAATACTTTTAAAATATCTGCTTTCCGAAAGGCCGCAGCAGCGTTAGAAAACGATGACCGTAGTATGGAACAAATAGAAGATGTAACAAAATTACCTGGAATCGGGAAAGGTACTGCTAGTGTTATACAAGAACTATTAGCGGAAGGGAAATCATCTGTTTTAGAGGAATTGCAAAAAGAAGTTCCAGAAGGGCTAATCCCCTTACTAAAACTTCCTGGCCTAGGCGGTAAGAAGATTGCGAAACTATATCAAGAGTTAAACGTAGTAGATATTCATACGTTAAAAGAAGCGTGTGAGCAAGAGAAAATACAAGCGCTAGCTGGTTTTGGAAAAAAAACAGAAGAGAAAATTTTAGTTGCAATTGAAGAGGTAGGAAAGCGGCCAGAACGATTACCGATTGCTTTTATGATGATGATTGCCGAAGATATCGAAAAGCAAGTTTCAAACATGACTCACATTGAACAGTTTGAACGTGCAGGTAGTTTAAGAAGATACCGGGAAACAATTAAGGATCTAGATTATATTATTGCTACTAACACTCCAGAGAAAGTGAGAGAACAGCTCGTACAAATGGAGCGAGTTAGCGAAATTATTTCAAATGGTGATACAAAAGTTTCCATTGTATTAAAGTACGACTATGATGTATCAGTCGATTTTCGTTTAGTAGAAAAGAAAAGCTTTGCAACGACTTTACACCATTTTACAGGTTCAAAAGACCATAACGTTCGGATGCGTCAATTAGCGAAAGAGCGTGGAGAAAAAATTAGTGAATATGGCGTTGAAGTGACAGAAATAGAAGAGGTGCTACACTTTGATTCCGAAGAAGCTTTTTTCCACCACTTTCAATTACCGTTTATTCCTCCAGAAATTCGTGAAGACGGAACTGAGGTAGATTATGCATTAGTGAACGGACAGCTACCGCTCATTCGGTTAGAAGACATAAAAGGCGATCTCCATATGCATACAACATGGAGTGATGGTGCCTATACACTTGAAGAGATGGTGAATGCTTGTCGTGCTAAAGGCTATCAATATATGGCAATAACCGACCATTCGCGTTATTTAAAAGTTGCTAACGGATTAACACCGGAGCGATTAATGGAACAAAGAGAACAAATTAAAATACTGAATGAAAAATATGATGATATTACGATTTTAGCAGGGGTAGAGATGGATATACTTCCAGATGCTACTCTTGATTATGACGATGAACTACTAGAAGAAATGGATATCGTCATTGCCTCTATTCATTCAAGCTTCTCGCAAAATCGAGAAAAAATAATGGAACGGTTAAAAATAGCACTCGAAAGCTTCCATGTTGATATTATTGCTCATCCGACAGGTAGGATAATCGGTCAACGTGCCGGTTATGATGTCGACATTGAAATGTTAATACAGCTTGCTAAAGAAACAAATACAGCACTCGAGTTAAATGCTAACCCTCACCGCTTAGATTTAACGAGTCATCATGTTAAGCTAGCACAAGATAATGATGTGAAGATCGTTATTAACACCGATGCACATAGTTTAGAAATGTTGGAAGATATGCCGCTAGGTGTTGCTACCGCTCGTAAAGGTTGGATTAAAAAAGAGAGTGTTATTAATACGTGGGATATAGAACAATTAAAGAAGTTTTTAAATAGACACCATTCGTGA
- a CDS encoding CvpA family protein, which translates to MLDIIIIFLFILGLIVGVRRGFIMQVVHLSGFIGAFLVAFIFYEKLAPNLKLWVPMPSFGDPASAVLLFEATNLDVAYYRAIAFALLFFGSRIAFQIIGSMLDFLAHLPILKTVNGWAGGILGFVEVYLLVFVLLYIGALVPLDAVQASISDSSMAKSIVEHTPVFSTKLKELWIGYMAM; encoded by the coding sequence GTAGGTGTACGCCGCGGTTTTATTATGCAGGTTGTACATTTATCAGGCTTTATTGGCGCATTTCTCGTTGCATTTATTTTTTATGAGAAACTCGCCCCAAACTTAAAGCTATGGGTTCCGATGCCTAGTTTTGGAGACCCTGCCTCAGCAGTACTATTGTTTGAAGCGACTAACTTAGACGTTGCTTATTATCGTGCCATTGCTTTTGCACTTTTATTCTTCGGATCAAGAATTGCCTTTCAAATTATTGGATCAATGTTAGATTTCTTAGCGCATTTACCGATATTAAAAACGGTCAATGGGTGGGCTGGAGGAATATTAGGATTTGTAGAAGTGTATTTACTTGTCTTTGTTTTACTTTACATAGGTGCATTAGTGCCGTTAGATGCTGTTCAAGCTTCTATTAGCGATTCGTCTATGGCTAAAAGTATTGTTGAACATACACCTGTCTTTTCTACTAAATTAAAAGAGCTTTGGATTGGTTATATGGCAATGTAG